A single region of the Amphiprion ocellaris isolate individual 3 ecotype Okinawa chromosome 4, ASM2253959v1, whole genome shotgun sequence genome encodes:
- the exoc1l gene encoding exocyst complex component 1-like, translated as MSSLLKEEMQRVLFRPAKQRLVEFIEIEEPTCGRHFLCVSVAKGKVVQLSIVQCQISKSSLKSGSKKSHTKRSSIQDSYRRTEMWSLQNLTLVDGRDPDVDDPCFLLHFDKVRTVTATSCSAKYAFVRALVALSDRHCQRSLNLRNFDWTYIKPTSFYSNRGDCVVLSQICFYAMNLVCLSMCPVPLEV; from the exons ATGTCGTCTCTTCTAAAGGAGGAGATGCAGAGAGTTTTATTCCGCCCTGCAAAACAGAGACTAGTGGAGTTTATTGAGATTGAAGAGCCGACATGTGGACgacattttctctgtgtttcag TTGCAAAAGGCAAAGTGGTGCAGTTAAGTATAGTGCAATGTCAGATATCTAAGTCGTCCCTGAAGTCTGGATCCAAGAAATCTCACACCAAACGCTCCAGCATCCAGGACTCTtacaggaggacagagatgtggTCCCTACAAAACCTAACTCTTGTTGATGGACGAGACCCTGATGTG GACGACCCCTGTTTCCTGCTGCACTTCGACAAGGTGCGTACAGTGACGGCCACCAGCTGCTCAGCCAAATACGCTTTTGTTCGTGCCCTGGTTGCTCTCAGCGACCGACACTGTCAGAGGTCACTGAACCTGCGGAACTTTGACTGGACTTACATCAAGCCCACCTCCTTCTACTCCAACAGAGGGGACTGTGTTGTTCTGTCACAGATTTGCTTCTATGCAATGAATTTGGTCTGTCTTTCCATGTGTCCTGTGCCTCTGGAAGTATAA
- the smc2 gene encoding structural maintenance of chromosomes protein 2: MHIKSIIIEGFKSYAQRTEINGFDPLFNAITGLNGSGKSNILDSICFLLGISNLTHVRASNLQDLVYKNGQGGITKATVSITFDNSNKSQSPLGFETHDEITVTRQVVIGGRNKYLINGVNANNTRVQDLFCSVGLNVNNPHFLIMQGRITKVLNMKPPEILAMIEEAAGTRMYECKKISAQKTIEKKEAKLNEIQTILDEEITPTMQKLQEERSSYLEYQKLMREIQHLSRLYVAWLFVCAEETKVKSAGNLKVMQDNITKMQATMAENDSKVRELSAQIQELQKKKDQEVNGVLKSLEESLADVQRVDAKAQSALDLKKQNLKEETKKRKELVKSMEEDKKMLVVKEKEVSKLTEQLRAVQEEGQKDSAALEAAEQHFKAVSAGLSTNEDGEEATIAGQMMTCKNDMSKADTEAKQAQMTLKHAQAELKTKQAEVKKMDSGYKKDQDNLEAVRSSRQKLEAEIAKLNYEDGKEESLLEQRRQLSREVSKLKETYEHLVSRFPNLRFDYKDPERGFDRSKVKGLLANLITVQDVSYAAALEVVAGGRLYNIVVDTEVTGKKLLEKGELQRRYTIIPLNKISAKTLNDKVVNTAKSLVGQDNVHTALSLVGYESDLRKAMEYVFGSTLVCDTLDNAKKVAFDRQVMTKTVTLGGDIFDPQGTLSGGARSQSASVLSSLQEVKEVQDNLNSKESQLQETERQLASLKGTAEKYRQLKQQHELKVEEEQILQAKVQQSSFHQQQEELERLRKAIEESEETLRVTKDVQKRAEEKYKVLENKMKNAEAEREKELKAAQQKLNTAKAKADAFNKKFKQKQQESDAVALELEELRREQTGYEQQIQAVDEAMKAIQEQIDSMACTVSQNKEAVRKAQEELAKQKEVIMAQDKELKVKSTEANKIREQNNEVQLKIKELEHNISKHRKDSQDAADKVSRMLEEHDWIHSERQFFGQPNTSYDFKTNNPREAGQRLKKLEETTTKLERNVNKRAMNMLNETEERYNDLMKKKRIVENDKAKILQTIEELDQKKNEALNVAWQKVNKDFGSIFSTLLPGATAKLAPPQGCGVLEGLEFKVALGNTWKENLTELSGGQRSLVALSLILAMLLFKPAPIYILDEVDAALDLSHTQNIGQMLRTHFRHSQFVVVSLKDGMFTNANVLFKTKFVDGMSTVTRTALSQSDASLPQKGQDKARQKDKRTKQIMS; encoded by the exons ATGCACATCAAGTCTATTATTATCGAGGGATTCAAGTCCTACGCACAGAGGACGGAAATCAACGGCTTTGACCCGCTGTTCAACGCCATCACCGGACTGAACGGCAGCGGCAagtccaatattttggactcgATATGTTTCCTTTTGGGCATCTCGAATCTCACACAT GTACGAGCCTCCAACCTCCAGGATTTGGTCTACAAGAATGGACAAGGTGGCATCACCAAGGCCACAGTGTCTATTACGTTTGACAACTCCAACAAAAGCCAGAGTCCTCTGGGCTTTGAAACCCATGATGAGATCACAGTAACCAGACAG gTGGTAATTGGTGGCAGGAACAAGTATCTCATCAATGGAGTCAATGCCAACAACACCAGGGTGCAGGATTTATTCTGCTCTGTTGGCCTCAATGTCAACAACCCACATTTCCTCATCATGCAG GGAAGGATCACCAAGGTTCTAAATATGAAGCCACCAGAG ATCCTCGCCATGATTGAGGAGGCAGCAGGCACCAGGATGTATGAATGTAAAAAGATTAGTGCTCAGAAGACCATTGAAAAGAAGGAGGCCAAGCTAAATGAGATTCAGACT aTTCTGGATGAGGAAATTACTCCAACTATGCAGAAATTACAAGAG GAGCGATCATCATACCTGGAGTACCAGAAGTTGATGCGTGAGATCCAGCACTTGTCGCGGTTGTATGTGGCctggttgtttgtgtgtgcagaggaGACCAAGGTGAAGTCAGCAGGAAACCTAAAGGTGATGCAGGATAACATCACCAAGATGCAAGCCACCATGGCCGAGAACGATAGCAAAGTCCGTGAGCTCTCAGCCCAGATTCAGGAGCTACAGAAGAAAAAGGACCAG GAGGTGAATGGGGTCTTAAAATCTCTGGAGGAGAGTCTGGCTGATGTACAACGTGTGGATGCCAAAGCTCAGAGTGCACTTgacttaaaaaaacagaatctcAAAGAGGAAACCAAGAAGAGGAAGGAGCTTGTGAAGAGTATGGAAGAG GACAAGAAAATGCTTGTGGTAAAGGAAAAAGAGGTTTCTAAGTTGACTGAGCAGCTTCGGGCTGTACAGGaggagggacagaaggacagcgCTGCCCTTGAAGCAGCTGAGCAGCATTTCAAAGCTGTTTCTGCAGGTCTTTCTACCAATGAGGACGGAGAGGAGGCCACAATTGCTGGGCAGATGATGACCTGCAAGAATGACATGAGCAAGGCAGACACTGAGGCCAAGCAG GCCCAAATGACTCTGAAGCATGCTCAGGCTGAGCTAAAGACCAAACAGGCAGAGGTGAAAAAGATGGACAGTGGCTACAAGAAGGACCAGGACAACCTGGAGGCTGTCAGAAGCAGCAGGCAGAAACTCGAAGCTGAAATAGCCAAACTCAACTATGAAG ATGGAAAAGAAGAAAGCCTGCTAGAACAAAGACGACAGCTGTCCAGAGAGGTCTCTAAACTTAAAGAGACCTATGAGCATCTCGTGTCCCGCTTCCCTAACCTGCGCTTTGACTACAA GGACCCAGAGCGAGGATTTGACCGTAGCAAAGTGAAAGGACTACTAGCTAACCTGATCACAGTCCAGGACGTTTCCTACGCAGCAGCACTGGAGGTTGTCGCAGGAGGACGCCTCTATAACATTGTCGTTGACACAGAG GTGACTGGTAAAAAACTGCTTGAGAAGGGAGAGCTGCAGCGAAGGTACACCATCATTCCATTAAACAAGATCTCTGCCAAGACACTTAATGACAAAGTCGTCAACACTGCCAAGAGCCTG GTTGGACAGGACAATGTTCACACAGCTCTGTCTCTGGTTGGCTATGAATCTGACCTGCGTAAGGCCATGGAGTATGTGTTCGGCTCCACACTGGTGTGTGACACCCTCGACAATGCCAAAAAAGTGGCTTTTGATAGGCAGGTGATGACCAAGACTGTCACTCTCGGTGGGGACATCTTCGACCCACAGGGAACACTGAGTGGAG gTGCTCGCTCCCAGTCAGCATCAGTTCTGTCCAGCTTGCAAGAGGTAAAGGAGGTTCAGGACAACTTGAACAGCAAGGAGTCTCAGCTTCAGGAAACTGAACGACAACTGGCCAGCCTGAAGGGAACTGCTGAGAA GTACCGAcagctgaagcagcagcatgagCTGAAAGTGGAGGAAGAACAGATTCTGCAGGCCAAGGTGCAGCAGAGCTCCTTCCACCAGCAGCAAGAGGAGCTGGAGAGGCTGCGCAAGGCAATTG AGGAGAGTGAGGAGACTTTGCGCGTCACCAAGGATGTGCAGAAACGAGCGGAAGAGAAATACAAAGTGCTGGAGAACAAGATGAAGAATGCGGAGGCAGAAAGGGAGAAGGAACTGAAAGCTGCCCAGCAGAAACTCAACACAGCCAAGGCCAAAGCTGATGCCTTCAACAAGAAGTTCAAGCAGAAGCAGCAG GAGTCCGATGCCGTGGCcctggagctggaggagctgcgtAGAGAGCAGACTGGTTATGAGCAGCAGATTCAGGCTGTTGATGAGGCAATGAAGGCCATCCAGGAGCAGATAGACAGCATGGCTTGCACTGTATCGCAGAACAAG GAGGCAGTGCGTAAAGCCCAGGAGGAGCTGGCTAAACAAAAGGAAGTAATCATGGCACAAGACAAAGAGCTCAAG GTGAAAAGCACAGAAGCCAATAAGATAAGGGAGCAGAACAACGAAGTCCAGCTAAAGATTAAGGAGCTGGAACACAACATTAGTAAGCACCGCAAAGACAGCCAGGACGCTGCTGACAAG GTGTCTCGTATGCTGGAGGAACATGACTGGATCCATTCAGAGCGTCAGTTCTTCGGCCAGCCAAACACGTCTTATGACTTCAAGACCAACAACCCCCGTGAGGCGGGCCAGAGGCtgaagaagctggaggagaccACCACCAAGCTGGAGAGGAATGTTAACAAGAGGGCCATGAACATGCTGAATGAGACAGAGGAAAGG TACAATGAcctgatgaagaagaagaggattGTGGAGAACGACAAAGCAAAAATCTTGCAGACCATTGAGGAGTTGGACCAGAAGAAGAATGAGGCTCTCAACGTTGCTTGGCAGAAG GTAAACAAGGACTTTGGCTCCATCTTCTCCACTTTGCTGCCAGGAGCCACAGCAAAGCTGGCGCCTCCCCAGGGCTGTGGAGTTTTGGAAGGCCTTGAGTTCAAGGTGGCCTTGGGCAACACCTGGAAGGAGAACCTCACTGAGCTCAGTGGTGGACAAAG ATCACTGGTGGCCTTGTCTCTCATCCTGGCCATGCTGCTTTTCAAGCCTGCTCCCATCTACATCTTGGATGAGGTGGATGCTGCTCTCGatctgtctcacacacaaaacattgGACAGATGCTACGCACACATTTTAGGCACTCCCAG TTTGTGGTCGTGTCCCTTAAAGATGGCATGTTCACCAACGCCAACGTCCTGTTCAAGACAAAGTTTGTCGACGGCATGTCCACGGTGACACGGACCGCGCTCAGCCAGAGTGATGCCAGCCTTCCTCAGAAAGGCCAAGATAAAGCTCGTCAGAAAGACAAGAGGACCAAGCAAATCATGAGCTAG
- the ecpas gene encoding proteasome adapter and scaffold protein ECM29, whose product MAAQDELNQLERVFLRLGHAETDEQLQDIISKFLPPVLLKLSSVQEGVRKKVMELLVHLNKRIKSRPKIQLPVETLLVQYQDPAAASFVTNFTIIYIKMGYPRLEVGKQCELAPTLLTAMEGKPQPQQDSLMHLLIPTLYHMKYPADISKNASPFNLTERPKTVHLLLEFMLDVLLMPYGFVLNESPTRPAPSSSQGSSADGAVAASGQGLPQPPPGMSVYAAKRVIGEAQWNAEQLEQCKLGIVKFIEAKQVPEVETVVHLVVASSDTRHSVATAADLELKSKQSIIDWNNPLIINKMFKVYLGDVPLKTKGGNVKQELKHEPVSTRVKLKILPHLLRSRLAAECFPANIQVVYDGLFGANTNNKLLSLTLQFVHHICMVCPDTNKPLGLMLLNGLTKLINEYKEDPKLLCVAYSAVGKLSSRMPQLFTKDIALVQQFFESMCKEEPDVRLAIQEALSMMVGAYANLQGALLNLMEALVAAYIGKPEVQVRQVAMKFASTVFAPDHVPSRYLLLLAAGDPREEVSGEAQKVLRAFPTRSSEKEGPKPMPSFPDMVAYVQEKAAQRIKSPAKYIVGTSTIPFNPSAFGEIMLYLRMCLAHSAGATPMSTRLSDMQDDAPAIGRYVHTLLSSEPQPSVSKGSEPNPVHVYMDLLQQLLSAVGGIPVMYCLLEVVSVCPDKLAPRFADKIDWIKSLMNTNKEDMRELAAQLYALVISTMTGNELQTAVQNLIKITKDNHSPETQHGAILALGHMVGRNMSRKKAAASCDSTHHTGQQMSITSKKDDELVAMATKTIGSFLDSSSALLAVAACTALGEIGRNGPLLIPAEGDGFTKLSTVENLLARIPSGKESTKMKERSIMTLGYLPVGDGDFPHQKKLLQGLMDSVEAKQVELQFTVGEAITSAAIGTSSGAARDPWTCTEDQYSPPHNVKNNDVVPWVLNSVLSRYIPSQNPHVRQAACIWLLSLVKKFSQHKEITSHLKEIQVAFISVLSDPDELSQDVASKGLGLVYEMGGEGDQQELVSTLVETLMTGKRVRHAVSEDTEVFQGEGLGKTPDGHSLSTYKELCSLASDLNQPDLVYKFMNLANHHAMWNSRKGAAFGFHMIAAKAGEQLAPFLPQLVPRLYRYQFDPNLSIRQAMTSIWDALVTDKTLVDKYLKEILQDVISNLTNNTWRVRESSCLALNDLIRGRQADDLIDHLAEMWETLFRVLDDIKESVRKAADLTLKTLSKVCTRMCESTGSAAQRTVAVILPTLLEKGIVSNVSEVRALSIQTLVKISKTAGARLKPHASRLIPALLEALSTLEPQVLNYLSLRATEQEKSAMDAARLSAAKSSPMMETINMCLQHLDVSVLGEMVPRLCELLKSGVGLGTKGGCASVIVSLTVQCPQDLTPYSGKLMSALLNGIHDRSTVVQKSFAFALGHLVRTAKDSSVEKLLLKLNTWYLEKEEPVYKSSCALTVHAISHYSPDVLKGHAGVALPLAFLGMHQAPGPDEEKGESHDATLWAEVWQENVPGSFGGIRLYMTELIAITQKALQSQSWKMKAQGAAAMATVAKEQTGSLVAPHLGLVLTALMQGLSGRTWAGKEELLKAIGSVVSKCSAELQKPCSSQPTISEVLEVVLKECRKESLVYKMAALRCAGDMLHSSQEDWFSDMAEILFPLIKKSCAESGGASPRSLEDDDDDRDVKEKELQTEALLCAFETLGKAWPRNPQTQARFQVEVCSLMCEKLKLSTWKVQLAVLQSMKAYFQGLLLLEKGTEDFSALSQILTDTCAALTYPLENKSYSSVRTEALSVVDLIVKRTGESEQWDCVSVKSREQLQRSLSTLQSDSRPDLRDKAQELRRHIQSQP is encoded by the exons ATGGCTGCCCAGGATGAACTCA ATCAACTGGAACGTGTGTTCCTCCGCCTGGGCCATGCAGAGACGGATGAACAGCTACAGGACATTATCTCCAAGTTCCTACCTCCTGTTCTCCTCAAACTCTCCAGCGTTCAGGAGGGTGTGCGAAAGAAA GTCATGGAGTTGTTAGTCCACCTGAACAAGAGGATTAAAAGCCGACCAAAGATTCAGCTACCGGTAGAAACTTTGTTGGTACAGTACCAAGACCCTGCAGCCGCCTCCTTTGTTACG AATTTCACCATAATCTACATTAAGATGGGCTACCCTCGTCTGGAGGTGGGAAAACAGTGTGAGCTCGCCCCAACTCTCCTCACTGCCATGGAAGGGAAGCCGCAGCCACAGCAGGACAG CTTGATGCATCTGCTGATCCCCACTCTTTACCATATGAAGTATCCTGCAGACATCTCCAAGAATGCTTCTCCATTCAACCTGACTGAGAGGCCAAAGACGGTTCACCTGCTACTGGAGTTTATGTTAGATGTTTTGCTAATGCCGTACGG ATTTGTGCTGAATGAATCTCCAACTCGCCCTGCTCCCTCGTCCTCCCAGGGCAGTTCTGCGGATGGGGCAGTGGCTGCGAGTGGCCAGGGTCTCCCCCAGCCTCCCCCTGGGATGAGTGTTTATGCTGCCAAGAGAGTGATTGGAGAAGCCCAGTGGAATGCTGAGCAGTTGGAGCAG TGTAAGCTGGGCATAGTGAAGTTCATCGAGGCAAAGCAGGTCCCAGAGGTGGAAACAGTGGTGCATCTGGTGGTGGCGTCGAGTGACACTAGACACAGTGTAGCTACTGCAGCTGATCTGGAGCTTAAGAGCAAACAGAG CATCATTGACTGGAACAATCCTTTAATTATCAACAAGATGTTCAAGGTGTATCTCGGGGATGTCCCTCTTAAAACAAAG GGTGGCAATGTAAAGCAAGAGCTGAAACATGAGCCGGTAAGCACAAGAGTCAAACTGAAGATCCTGCCACATCTTCTGCGGTCACGCCTGGCTGCAGAGTGCTTTCCAGCTAATATCCAG GTGGTGTATGATGGTCTGTTTGGAGCCAACACCAACAACAAACTGCTGTCTCTCACTTTACAGTTTGTCCATCACATCTGCATGGT ATGCCCTGACACTAATAAGCCTTTGGGACTAATGCTGCTTAATGGTCTTACCAAACTCATCAATGAATACAAGGAG GATCCTAAATTGCTGTGTGTTGCCTACTCTGCCGTTGGAAAGCTGTCCAG TCGCATGCCACAGCTCTTCACAAAGGATATTGCACTAGTGCAGCAGTTTTTTGAGTCCATGTGCAAG GAGGAGCCTGATGTCCGTCTTGCCATTCAGGAGGCTTTGTCCATGATGGTTGGAGCTTATGCCAACCTACAGGGGGCACTGCTGAACCTAATGGAGGCCTTGGTGGCTGCATACATTGGAAAG CCGGAGGTGCAGGTTCGCCAGGTGGCCATGAAGTTTGCCAGCACCGTGTTTGCTCCTGATCATGTGCCATCAAGATACCTGCTGCTTTTGGCTGCTGGGGATCC aagAGAAGAGGTGTCTGGAGAGGCCCAGAAGGTTCTGAGAGCTTTTCCTACTAGGAGCTCAGAGAAGGAGGGACCAAAGCCAATGCCCTCCTTTCCTGACATGGTGGCTTATGTCCAGGAAAAA GCAGCACAGAGGATCAAGTCTCCAGCTAAGTACATTGTTGGAACCTCAACAATTCCTTTCAACCCATCTGCATTCGGGGAG atcaTGTTGTACCTGAGGATGTGTTTAGCCCACAGTGCTGGGGCCACGCCCATGTCCACACGCTTGTCAGACATGCAGGATGATGCCCCAGCCATCGGCCGATATGTCCACACATTGCTGTCCTCTGAACCTCAGCCCTCAGTGTCAAAAGGCTCCGAGCCAAATCCTGTACACGTCTACATGGATCTTTTGCAGCAACTCCTGTCTGCTGTAGGAG GTATCCCGGTTATGTACTGTTTGCTGGAGGTGGTGTCTGTATGCCCAGATAAACTGGCTCCCAGATTTGCTGATAAAATTGACTGGATTAAA AGTCTGATGAACACAAATAAAGAAGACATGAGGGAGCTGGCAGCCCAGCTGTATGCTTTGGTGATTTCCACCATGACAGGCAATGAGCTGCAAACTGCTGTGCAAAACCTGATCAAAATCACCAAAGACAACCAT AGTCCTGAGACTCAGCATGGTGCCATTTTGGCTCTCGGCCACATGGTGGGAAGGAACATGAGCAGGAAGAAAGCTGCTGCCTCTTGTGACTCTACACACCACACAGGGCAGCAAATGAGCATCACCTCCAAGAAAGATGATGAACTTGTTGCCATGGCCACTAAGACAATtg GTTCCTTCCTGGACAGCAGCAGTGCACTGCTGGCTGTAGCAGCCTGCACAGCTCTGGGAGAAATTGGGCGGAATGGCCCCCTGCTGATCCCTGCAGAGGGTGACGGCTTCACCAAACTCTCTACTGTGGAAAACCTGCTGGCTCGCATTCCCTCTGGCAAGGAGAGCACAAAG ATGAAGGAACGATCGATCATGACCCTGGGCTACCTACCAGTTGGAGATGGAGACTTTCCTCAccagaagaagctgctgcagggaCTCATGGACTCCGTAGAG gCCAAGCAGGTGGAACTGCAGTTCACAGTCGGAGAGGCCATCACCAGTGCTGCAATAGGGACCAGTTCTGGAGCTGCCAGAGACCCGTGGACCTGCACTGAGGACCAGTACAGCCCACCACACA ATGTGAAAAACAATGATGTGGTTCCTTGGGTCCTCAACTCCGTCCTGTCCAGGTATATACCCAGCCAGAACCCTCATGTCCGGCAGGCAGCCTGCATCTGGCTGCTCTCCCTGGTTAAGAAATTCAGCCAACACAAGGAAATTACG TCCCATTTGAAGGAGATTCAAGTTGCATTTATCTCCGTTCTCTCAGACCCTGATG AGTTGAGTCAGGATGTGGCATCTAAAGGCCTTGGCCTTGTCTATGAGATGGGAGGAGAGGGGGACCAGCAGGAACTGGTGTCCACGCTAGTGGAAACCCTCATGACTGGCAAAAG AGTGAGGCATGCAGTCTCAGAAGATACAGAGGTGTTCCAAGGAGAAGGTTTGGGGAAAACACCTGACGG TCATAGTCTATCAACATACAAGGAGCTCTGTTCATTGGCCAGCGACCTGAACCAACCAGATCTTGTGTACAAGTTTATGAACTTAGCCAATCACCATGCCATGTGGAACTCACGCAAG GGAGCAGCCTTTGGTTTCCACATGATCGCAGCTAAGGCCGGGGAGCAGCTGGCTCCATTCCTGCCACAGTTAGTGCCTCGTCTGTACCGCTACCAGTTTGATCCCAACCTGAGCATTCGTCAGGCCATGACCAGCATCTGGGATGCCTTGGTCACTGATAAGACCCTG GTTGATAAGTATCTTAAGGAGATCCTGCAGGATGTCATTTCCAACTTGACCAATAACACCTGGAGAGTGCGTGAATCAAG CTGTCTGGCCTTGAATGACCTGATTCGTGGTCGTCAGGCTGATGACCTCATTGATCACCTGGCAGAGATGTGGGAGACACTGTTCAGAGTCCTTGATGACATCAAG GAGTCAGTGAGGAAGGCTGCAGACCTCACACTGAAAACACTCAGTAAG GTGTGCACTCGTATGTGTGAGTCCACAGGCTCTGCAGCCCAGAGAACTGTGGCAGTGATTTTACCCACCCTACTAGAAAAAGGCATTGTTAGCAATGTCTCAGAGGTTCGCGCGCTGAG CATCCAGACCTTGGTGAAGATCAGTAAGACTGCCGGTGCCAGACTAAAGCCTCACGCTTCCCGTTTGATCCCGGCCCTGCTGGAGGCCCTCAGCACCCTGGAGCCTCAAGTCCTTAACTACCTCAGTCTCAGAGCCACAGAGCAGGAAAAG AGTGCCATGGATGCTGCCAGGCTGAGTGCTGCCAAGTCCTCTCCAATGATGGAGACCAtaaacatg TGTCTGCAGCACCTTGATGTTTCTGTACTGGGAGAGATGGTTCCCAGACTCTGTGAGCTGCTTAAGAGTGGAGTAGGTTTGGGCACTAAG GGTGGCTGTGCTAGTGTAATTGTCTCCCTCACAGTGCAGTGTCCCCAGGACCTCACCCCATACTCAG GTAAACTGATGAGTGCCCTGCTGAATGGTATCCATGACAGAAGCACTGTAGTACAGAAATCATTTGCCTTTGCTTTGGGACACCTAGTCAGG ACAGCAAAAGACAGCAGTGTAGAAAAACTGCTACTGAAGCTCAACACCTGGTACTTGGAGAAAGAGG AGCCTGTGTACAAGTCTTCATGTGCGTTGACGGTGCACGCCATCAGCCACTACAGTCCAGATGTGCTGAAGGGTCATGCAGGAGTGGCTCTTCCACTGGCCTTCCTGGGTATGCATCAGGCACCAGGTCCTGAtgaggagaaaggagagagCCATGATGCCACACTGTGGGCTGAGGTGTGGCAGGAGAACGTTCCAG GAAGCTTTGGAGGCATCAGACTCTACATGACCGAGCTGATCGCCATCACGCAAAAAGCACTGCAGTCCCAATCCTGGAAGATGAAGGCTCAGGGTGCAGCTGCCATGGCAACCGTTGCCAAGGAACAGACAGGCTCATTGGTAGCGCCACACCTTGGCTTGGTACTGACAGCTTTAATGCAGGGACTATCTGGGCGCACATGGGCTGGCAAG GAGGAGCTGTTGAAAGCCATTGGATCAGTAGTGTCTAAATGCAG TGCAGAGCTACAGAAGCCTTGCAGCAGCCAACCCACCATCTCTGAGGTGTTAGAGGTCGTGCTAAAGGAATGTCGTAAGGAAAGCCTGGTGTATAAAATGGCAGCTCTGCGTTGTGCTGGAGACATGCTCCACAGTAGCCAGGAAGACTGGTTCAGCGACATGGCAGAGATCCTTTTCCCTCTGATCAAGAAG AGCTGTGCAGAGAGTGGTGGTGCATCCCCGAGGTCgctggaggatgatgatgatgatagagACGTGAAGGAGAAAGAGCTGCAGACTGAAGCTCTGCTTTGTGCTTTTGAGACTCTCGGAAAGGCTTGGCCTAGAAACCCACAGACTCAGG CACGTTTCCAGGTGGAGGTGTGCAGTCTAATGTGTGAGAAACTCAAACTGAGCACCTGGAAAGTCCAGCTTGCTGTTCTACAGTCCATGAAGGCGTACTTCCAGGG GTTATTGCTGCTTGAGAAAGGCACTGAGGACTTCAGTGCATTGTCGCAGATCCTCACAGACACCTGTGCTGCTCTCACATATCCTTTAG AAAACAAAAGTTACTCCTCTGTGAGAACAGAGGCCTTGTCAGTTGTTGATCTGATCGTAAAAAGAACCGGAG AGAGCGAGCAGtgggactgtgtgtctgtgaagaGCCGGGAGCAGCTGCAGCGCTCTCTGTCCACGCTGCAGTCAGACAGCAGACCTGATCTGAGGGATAAAGCCCAGGAGCTGCGCAGACACATCCAGAGCCAACCCTGA